The stretch of DNA GATCGGCAGCGCCATGCCGCGCTTCTTGTTAATGAAGAAGACGATCAAATATCTCCCGCTACTGATCTGAGCCAGAGCAGCGTACAGGTCCTCCCCATGTACGCGCCCCTTAACCATCTTCCTGACCACAGGCCTGGAAAGAAGTGCCTCTTCCTCTGCAACTGACACACCATGCTTCCCCGAGATCTTCTCAACTACACGTTCCTTCCAGATAATTTCAGTAATCCGCACTGGATAGCCTCCAGCAATCTCCTCTGAAGATACGCGTCACACACGATGCCGGCAAGTCCGCAGAGCCCAACTATAGTAGAGCCCGATTATTATGTATACTGATCAGTCTTGTATCTTTACAGTAGCGTCATGAACAGGTATAGAGTCGTGGTCGAGGATCTAACACATCCGGACGTGACAGACCGCGTCAGTCTTGGTCCGGTGAGACCGTGAGATAGCACGGGTCGTCACGTCCTGTCCCTC from Candidatus Methylomirabilota bacterium encodes:
- a CDS encoding BrnT family toxin, encoding MRITEIIWKERVVEKISGKHGVSVAEEEALLSRPVVRKMVKGRVHGEDLYAALAQISSGRYLIVFFINKKRGMALPISARDMDRAERNYYGGHK